CAATTTACTTCGGTGGtgtatgatttatttatttatatctatcaATCTAAGGTtggataattttaaaataataatattcattattaaaataagtattttatatgttttttattaatcatAACAATAATAAGTTAGCAATCGAGTAAACTAATATATGGAgttggttttgttttttctcGTGCTATTGagtcaaaaacatgtttaacaaAAACAAACGATTTTACTCCATAAAACCCATTAAAACAACATGGTCTGCAATCAACTTGGATGGATAAAATAGATAAGATTCATAAACGAATCACATTTCAAGTTGATAAAAcgcatttttttagtttttaaagattttgtacaaaataatatttatcccttgatgaaagataaaattaatttataatttataaataagaacaatttttactttttttatttccataCACTTAGAGTTAttcttatattaatatttaacacTCGAGAtttgaaactattttatattttttattaaaaaagtggAATAGAAAATAAGACCTTGTTTTACTGGAGTCGTGCTGTAACCCCACCAAGTCAAGTAAGAGGAAGCGAATCAGTTGGAATCCACAtgtagaaattatatttttttcatacacaaattttttatatttatttaatattatcttttattttttaaatacaaagatttacctttttataattattttatttttataatatgtattaaataaacataaatgtgTGTGACTTaccattatttttcatttaaacttTCGTCATATAGTCAAAGAAAGAAATGTGTGTCACTTAtcgtaattttttattttaactttcgTCGGTATagtcaaagaaagaaaagtagtCAATAAGTTTATAGTGGTGACGTGATTCTGGAAATGGGTATGCAAcgttttcttaaattataattttataatatattttttcaaggTCTCGATTCCATGGTCTTGCTATACTGTATTTTGGCTGATCTCCAAATAACAAACATTTTTCAATAAGCAGAAAGTCAAGGATGGAACGTAATTAGGTCAAAAGTGTCAGGTACAGCCAAAAACTGTGTTTTTCTCCCGGTCGTGGTGTGCAGCTAAGTGTCTACTCTTCGAAaagtaaaatttcaattttgtgttATTTACAGTAACTTTGAGGAATCTTATTGACTAATTGAATGATGTGGTACAGAAAACGATCGCCGCCGGCGAGTCTGGTGGATGACGAGTCTGATCGAATGGAGAAGGGGTCATGGTCGATGATGGTTTGGTTTGAAGGTGGATATGAGTTAGGGTTAGTTGTTttgaagaaaggaaaaacagaGTGACCGTTGAAGAGGACGCCGAAGATGACCGCCGCCGGCACCGGTGATTGAAGCTTTAGCCGTCGTGGTTTGGGCGAGGCAGCGCCATGGTGTGATTGTGGATGTTGCTGATGCGGTGTACGTTATGCAGCAAGGAGGAGAAGCTTATCTGttagtaattaaaaaagaaaaaatataataattaaaaacataataataattaaaaaacctGAGTATGGCCTCTACCCagtttattcttcttttttagaCTCCTCTGTTTGCTGTTTTTATccttttgtcttatttttagGTCGGATTTGGTGTTTATATCCTTTATAACATGGTTTatgtattttcaaaaattacatttttaactttttaacatttcattcttcacttttaatttatttaaaacttctattttaactttaataaatatttttttattttactctctcttattaaaaacactcttcaccatcttaataataatttaatttaatttaaaatttaaatattattaatatcattttatattttaatagttattaaaatataatttatattataataatagttatattaaaaacataaaaataaaataataaaaacaataataataataataataaataataatattaataaatttgatttaatatattcaaaatatattaaattatattaaaataaattaaataattattaaattttaaataaaaaccaaattttaaaaacttgtttaaaatctgtaaaatatattaaccgtaacatcccagattatatataaatatataatatagcagttcacatttttaatataagagaaCAGTTAGAATAAAACTGTAAATAAAGTATTAAGGTTACAGTCATCCCAAAACAGAAGTCATAgtttaaaacttaaacacattagagtatttcaaaatgatAGTACTTAATCTAGAAACTCCTAAACAAACTAAGCTGCAGCATCACCACCATCCAGGGCCTGCTCCAGGGGTACCTCATCCACCTTTGCTCatatccaagtggatgatcattgcaacagaaacacaacacaaacaatagacaaacacaagcagaagggtgagctagatatacaaaaatcatgttataacaatcaCACACAACCTGCAAGTTTAATTCAAAGTTAATGAACCATACAACACCACTTGTTACACTTtacacttgactcgtccggacttagaatgattgccgagctatggcgggtcatgcactcgtggtggcctctactgctttgcaaagccattgccaatgggtatCACCctccacactcacgaggttagtccgttatcactcaccttgggtcatactggaagcacccaagactaagacctcctactactactcacgacatgatttaatcctctctacttgagaatgattgaccattgtagtttcaggataaccctcaagactgagctaccatgcaaatcattctaaaacataccaagggcaccaccatgaatcaTCTCCTTGAGGAGCATGAAATTACGTCCAATAACCACACTTTGTTACATTCAACCACCAAACatgtctcatacattcacatactttcagtATAATAATATTACCACCAGCATACtatgcattccaatcattccaCACACTTAATTCAATCAAAGCAAGAGCAAAAGAGAAATCTGGACTCAAAGGATTCGTAGAGCGCATCCTACTCGCAAGGCGGGACAAGAGAGTCTCGCACAACGCACCCCTTAATTCGTTATGCGAATTGACTCGCAGCATACACCAGAATTCaaacctctcgcatagcgcacctaGGTTGTTATGCGAGAGCCTAGACAGAGACTACCCCTCCCAAAGACTCGCTATGCGCCCAAACTCGCCCTTCGAATTAAAATCTTAGTAGTTCCAGACCATCACTAGTCGCATAGCAACAAGATTCGCTATGCAAATCACCAGATAGAGAGCAACACCCTCCagtcattcgcacagcgcaccagctCGCACAACGAATGACTCAAACAGAGAGCACCCTCTGCagggactcgctatgcgagatCATTCGCATAACGAGTCTACATAATTTGCAGAACGCAAATGTTGCAGAATTGTGCAACCTCCACACCCTTTACCATTTATAGTCTTTTcccccaacttctaacacccctaCTTCATGTTTTGTGCTTAGTTAAACTTGTCTAGATAATCATAAACGTTCCTACTGCAATTCTAAAGTAGTTTAGGCTCAAATTCTACTATAGAACACCAAACTCAACAACCTGAGGACCCAAATCCAATTCTACTACTTGTAACTCGTTTTAGACCAGTTTAAGGTTCCTAACAAGTCAAAATTAACCTATCTGAGCTGTCCAAACAAcacaagaacaaacaagacctCCAgtgcccaaaatcactacctcacttcctctcaagaTGACCTAAAACCCTATTAGTTCACTCAACACCGTGTATAATTCCCTTACCTTCCATCTGAACACTCATTTAACCGAACCCATACcttaaaaatctcaaatttcaaATATCACCTCAGCCTAACCAAATCCATAGTCACAAATTTCCAGCATACAGTTCAGTTCATATAGAAAATCtcaaaaacataatttcaaCCCAAAAACATGGTCACACAAAGATCAGCACATTTAcacatttcataaaaataaattttaagaaaacctagctccccttaccttggagtTGAACATCACAGCTCACTGAATGCCCTAACAATATCTCGAGATGTGAGAACTCAACAAAATCCTACAGAACACCACATTGTTGATAGGAACAACTCTTAGAACTAGAATCGAgtggaaaaatgaaaaagatgaaagcaCAAGACACATGCAACCAACAAAGATTTCATGTGCTAGGTTCAAGAACAAATAAGAGGCTGCATGTAGGGACTTACCAGCCTAAGACCCGAAATGAATCGGTCTGTTTCGAAGCCCTCTACGTTGCGGACGTTTTGGCGCCACCTGATCGGAAATCCACTGGCTCAGtgaagaagaatggaagagataaggCAGAGAtgtggtagagagaaggcagagaaaaatctgaaaaatgagtttttagAGAAAGAAGTGGAAGTAGACTAATGAACCAGGCTATTCAgaaattcatctttatataaaataataactctGGTTCTATTAGCCTAATGCACTAATCCACTCTTTTAATCTAGATTTTAGGTTCTCACATTAAcacttttgagttttatttaaaatttaataaatattaaatttaaataaaaattataatattatttattatatttatattttaataattattaaaatatgatttatacttttataatagttttattaaaaaaattaaaataatattaataaaaatatgaataataataatgaaaataaaaataatatttaaaatcacattaaatatatttaaatatattaaattaaattaaaatattaaattaaaattaataattattaaagtttaaacaaaaaccaaattaaaatttgttaatcggATATAAACATCCGATAAGTTATCTTACGGATATTCATATCCGatgaataattgtttttaaaattttatttttttatttaaattttaataattatttagtttaattcaatattttaatataatttaaatgtatttaaatattttatttaatataattttatttgatatttgattgtttttaaaattttgtttttatttaaatttaataattatttaatttaatttaatattttaatataatttaatttatttaaatatattatttaatataattttatttttatttttattctatttttaatataactattattataatataaattatgttttaataattattaaaatataaaattatattaaataatatttaaattttaaatttaattattattaagatggtgcataatgtttttaataagaaaaggaaaaaaaatgaagagatatttattaaagttaaaagttaaatttttaaaaaagttggagGTGCATAAAGATAAGAATGAAATGTTAGAAggttaaaaatggaatttttgaAAGTAAAGGATGAGATGTTGGAAGTGTAGTATAAAACAATCACCCTTGTATTGCTGCATGTACCCAatcttgtttgtttttgttttaaatttgttttgggCTGGgcttctttcattttaattcttatttcaatttttaaaagttttgcTATTTGTCATTCTATATTTCACTTATAGacctctttttattttaaattaaaattgcaaaatacaaatttttataatattgaaaattacTAATTATCATGTTAGGTACTATTTTTacttgataattaaaattttcatataatttttaaaattactagTTATTATCTCAAGTATTAGACTTtctttgataattaaaattttcatttatctaaaatttttaaataaaaaattggttGTGATGTTGAATTTTGGACTTACTTAATAGttaaaattttcacatatttaattttttattcattaattatcaTATCAAatcttatatttgtttaataattaaatttttatcatgTTAAATTTTGGATCTacttgataatttaaaaatatattaaaatttcaaatttaaaagaacaattttttttaaatacaaaatttatttgcaAATAAGACAAGGGTTAGAGATTGGTATCTCGATCACAAAATGAGAATTGAAGGCCAAAATCTTCATAAACATGACAAATCTCAACATCTTACATCAGTGAAAACTTTATGCACAACATATAACATGTTAAAGTATGAGGGCTAATGTATTATACATGTCTAAATATATCTCGACCATAACGACACATGACCTGGCTGAGTACATGTTGGCCTAAGTCGACATGTACATGACTTACACATGTTTACGATGAAATTATGTGAGTCAAACTGACTAGTTgtgataatttaattaaactaagGATGGAAAGATTAATCTAACATTAACAGGTAAGGTAATGACTTATGAACAATAGTATAAATTGCACATTCTACAAGGTATATTAATTACATCATTTAATTACCACATTTATCAccgtataatatattttgttgagTAGAGTGTCTTTTATATATTCAACCTCCATTCATAATGGAAAggacaaatatcattttaaaaaaatgtgaaaaagttCAAAGTGCTTAGAGTTAGAAGTctttacaattatatttaattatgtaaaaacatcaaattattaaataagttttcTACAGAAATGTAATATTATCTCTtatgtaataattatattataaatttttatcttactttatataaattattatattataatagtgAACTTTTTTTTGTCACTTTTACTTTAAAGCAAGAATCTTACAAAATTCGTATTtcaatgacttttttttatcagtgtttactttttagagtttaattttttaatcttttatataaattgtcTAAAGAAATTCAATCCTTAATCTTAATATTACGaacataataaaacaataaattaacgTTTTTAAATATAGGACAATATAATGCTAAGTATtccaatctctctctctctctctctctctctctatatatatatatatatatatatatatatatatatatatatatatatatatatatatatattattttctaataaaaatgaGATTATATCCCGTATGTACACAATCTAGATTAAAGTTAGATAAAGATGTAAAAggtttaatttacacataactagacatctttttaatatttttcacgATTATTCTAACCaaaggaaaatattatttaaatttagataaattaaaaaaataaagaggaaattttttaaaactatgaaGTTATCacaatcaattttatataaaaactaaacattaaaaattataaaaaaatacattatttatgtaaattaataaaaaaaatataatggagAGTGCACTAAAAATTTGATCTAGttccaaaaataataaactcTACAAGTTGAATATAGTAGTGAAAAGAACACAAGCTATATAGAGTTATACACATTCTTGTAAAGGAAGGCATTTTCTGCTCTTTATTCTAACACTAAACAACCACCATACTCAGAATCCAAAGCACCATAGATAGCTCGAATCCAAACAGAGTATGAAGCAATCCTCGATCAAGTACAAACCCAAACAGTGTTATCCCTCCACAGTTGTGGTGCAAATATGTTACTGCATCAATTGCagataaaattttagaaaataaattttaattctaacttaattattttaacgacattgtttgataaatatgtaattttcaCCTTTCACATAATTCAGTTTTTGCACAGAAATTAATCTGGTTTTCTAGCCAACAcacaaaaaacattttcaaagaaaatatcTGTAAGACAAACTATAATAATGCTCACCTAAAGCTTGTCTGGTATGGAAAGAACAAGGTTGTGGGGTTACTGATATATGTATTTCCGATGATTCAGAATCAGTAGCAGAAGGACTAGGTGACACCTCTGACGTTTCGCCTTTGCACTGGTCTGATTCAGCAGATGCATTGGTCATCACCATGTGCCACTTTGCTGCAATTGACACTATCCCTTGAGCCCTATGTGTGATTCTCGCAGCACCAGTCAAGCACAAGACAAATCCACACAACTGCACAGCAGAACAAATCTGCACCAAAAACCAGTAAATTCTCCTGAGACTTTAAAGTTCAAGCAATGTCATTGACCAAGTAAGAATATAGAACAACAAAGCTTAATGAAGTGAAGCAATAGCTTTACCACAAGGTCACCAGAATTGAAGAAGGTGGTGTCAGATTTGGATTCCAAAACCAGCAAGAGAGAGGTCAATTGACTAACCGTGATTGTGACCAAACAGCTTATTATAAAGAACCTGTATCTATGGCTTGTTATCCACAATTGTCTCCTGATTCTGACATGCTCTCTGAATATCGTGTTTGCATCAGATTCACGCCCTTCAAAGAGTTTGTGCAGTCCTTCAAACCTCAGTATCTGAAGCTCGCAGGTAAGCCTGAAAATCACACACGCCAACAAGAACAACCCCGTTCTGTAGACCCAGGAAAGCAATaccaaaacaaacacaacccaGTTCAGGAGGGTCCCACATGGAACAGAAATTTCCACCCTGGAAAAGAAGATGATTTTGTGAACAAGTTCCACGATGAACGAAGGTAACACCATGCACGCTAAGTATCTGAATGCTTTCTGAATGTGGCGCGTGTACCCACGTCGGACATTGATGGAGTCATCTTGTAACACGTCTAGGAACAGAAGCTGTCTGAGCCCATAACTGCAAACTCATGTGCATTGAATTGACGATTCCGTTACAATGAGATGTTTCAGAAAATGAATAACTAAAGTGTACACATTTTTTGTTTGGTACCTTGGGAAGAAACGGGAGAGGGTGAAGAAGGCGAAAATGGCGAGGGCTGATTGTGGTAGTTGGAGGAGCTTGTTGAAGCTAAAGGGGTCGAGTTGGGAAGCCGGGATGTGAACAAAGAGAGAAGTGAAGAGAGGGACAGTGATGGTGAGGAACACGAAGACAACATAGGAAACGAGTTTTGTGAGGAA
This Vigna angularis cultivar LongXiaoDou No.4 chromosome 4, ASM1680809v1, whole genome shotgun sequence DNA region includes the following protein-coding sequences:
- the LOC108331325 gene encoding uncharacterized protein LOC108331325; the protein is MKPSTESNNTIIIDIGSSIRSPSFVEKDQQLNIPLLLRQPSYATHELQNLRTTLQCCALDHSSFLTKLVSYVVFVFLTITVPLFTSLFVHIPASQLDPFSFNKLLQLPQSALAIFAFFTLSRFFPSYGLRQLLFLDVLQDDSINVRRGYTRHIQKAFRYLACMVLPSFIVELVHKIIFFSRVEISVPCGTLLNWVVFVLVLLSWVYRTGLFLLACVIFRLTCELQILRFEGLHKLFEGRESDANTIFREHVRIRRQLWITSHRYRFFIISCLVTITVSQLTSLLLVLESKSDTTFFNSGDLVICSAVQLCGFVLCLTGAARITHRAQGIVSIAAKWHMVMTNASAESDQCKGETSEVSPSPSATDSESSEIHISVTPQPCSFHTRQALVTYLHHNCGGITLFGFVLDRGLLHTLFGFELSMVLWILSMVVV